A part of Candidatus Melainabacteria bacterium genomic DNA contains:
- a CDS encoding tetratricopeptide repeat protein — translation MGTMSATLWICPQVQVQAQPQPQMQAQSWAQSLAQAQAAAQAPAQAQQLLIAQSTDQPSASEDDNNQQEDRGNIKEVNDRLIAGNRLIDKGQYVEARKQFNEALKLAPNCAGAYNGIGATYLRQNDFKRAEAELTKGLNIDPLNVHILNNLGSATYHQEKFDQCILYYKQALQLAKSDDAKVEPMVNLANALADQRRNDEAIDYFNQALRIRPDFAMAYNCLARMYYNTKKYELAAENARRAVKFKPEYAMAYYHLGLAEAALNNKGEAEKALEMSLRYEKDPSYAADTRRFLEHVRGSSSTALPSDVNDMAGVEKLIKARAWKPAESAIHTLLENNGDDPVLYNNLGYVVAHQRGATPHGNYERAVLYYKQAIKLKKGPFPSAHYNLGQTYRLLDDDKNAEAEFRQAIEDSKATRTPLPVAHNALAMLLKKRNKFADADNEYKSAIAQAGLELPVIHYNRALLLEKMEKTRDAVREYELYLKVAPHGLNVETARARLRRLGIEPKG, via the coding sequence GTGGGTACCATGTCGGCGACTTTGTGGATCTGTCCTCAAGTCCAGGTCCAGGCGCAGCCGCAGCCTCAGATGCAGGCACAATCGTGGGCTCAATCGCTGGCTCAGGCACAGGCAGCGGCTCAGGCACCAGCTCAGGCGCAGCAGCTACTGATTGCGCAGTCCACTGATCAGCCGTCCGCGTCCGAAGATGACAATAACCAGCAAGAAGATCGTGGCAACATAAAAGAGGTCAACGACAGGCTGATTGCCGGAAATCGTTTGATCGACAAAGGTCAGTATGTCGAGGCTCGTAAGCAATTCAATGAGGCTCTGAAACTGGCGCCTAACTGCGCGGGCGCCTACAACGGCATCGGTGCCACTTATCTCAGGCAAAACGACTTTAAACGAGCTGAAGCGGAGCTGACCAAAGGCTTGAATATCGACCCGCTTAATGTGCACATCCTTAACAATCTTGGTTCTGCTACATATCACCAGGAAAAGTTCGACCAGTGCATTTTGTATTACAAGCAGGCTCTTCAATTGGCCAAGTCTGATGACGCCAAGGTCGAGCCGATGGTCAACTTAGCTAATGCTCTGGCCGACCAGCGCCGTAATGACGAAGCTATTGATTATTTCAATCAGGCTCTGCGCATTCGACCTGACTTTGCCATGGCGTACAACTGCCTGGCTCGCATGTATTACAACACTAAGAAGTATGAGCTGGCGGCAGAAAACGCCAGGCGTGCTGTAAAGTTCAAGCCCGAATACGCCATGGCCTATTACCACCTTGGTCTGGCTGAAGCTGCTTTGAACAACAAGGGCGAGGCTGAGAAAGCACTTGAAATGTCCCTTCGTTATGAAAAGGATCCCAGTTACGCAGCCGATACCCGCCGATTTCTGGAACACGTCAGGGGATCCAGCTCTACAGCCTTGCCGAGTGATGTCAACGATATGGCCGGTGTCGAGAAATTGATCAAGGCAAGAGCCTGGAAGCCTGCTGAATCAGCCATACACACTCTTCTGGAAAATAACGGCGACGACCCTGTTCTCTACAACAATCTGGGCTACGTCGTTGCGCACCAGCGCGGAGCTACCCCACACGGTAACTACGAGCGGGCGGTTCTATATTACAAACAAGCAATCAAGCTCAAGAAGGGTCCCTTCCCCTCTGCCCACTACAATCTCGGGCAGACTTACCGCTTGCTGGATGATGACAAAAACGCTGAAGCTGAGTTCAGGCAAGCAATAGAGGATTCAAAAGCGACACGAACGCCGTTGCCCGTGGCACATAACGCCCTGGCAATGCTGCTTAAGAAGCGAAACAAATTTGCCGATGCCGATAACGAATATAAATCTGCCATTGCCCAAGCGGGTCTTGAGCTGCCCGTTATTCACTACAATCGCGCCTTGTTGCTTGAAAAGATGGAAAAGACGCGCGATGCCGTCAGAGAATATGAGCTGTATTTGAAGGTAGCTCCGCACGGCTTGAACGTCGAAACGGCCAGGGCTCGACTGCGTCGGTTAGGTATCGAACCGAAGGGTTAG
- the mnmA gene encoding tRNA 2-thiouridine(34) synthase MnmA — translation MSPLLFRMCIMSTAEVRPETEISPAMVEEACAVASARPVSAVPENKTRVAVAMSGGVDSSTTALILQQQGYDVVGVTGWLIKSGSRCCDTGMVDAARVCEQLGIEHHAVDLRELFKSQIIDQFHESYARARTPLPCSLCNTLIKWGALLNYGKKLLHAKYMATGHYARVIETENGPRLGRALDRTKDQAYVLWGITMEQLRSTLLPLGDYTKEQIRAIAVENGLASANRPDSQDLCFIPKGTTTQTYLSNFLVEAPGAIIHTVTGEVLGEHKGTHNYTIGQRKGLGIAYPEPLYVTSLDPELRVVFAGPKSALYRTELTASDMNWLMDQIPDGPFDALVKIRYNSEAVPGRVIPLEGKRVRVTFDDAQPAITPGQVLGIFDLDDTYILGGGWID, via the coding sequence GTGAGCCCTTTATTGTTTCGGATGTGCATCATGAGTACGGCAGAAGTTAGACCAGAAACAGAAATCAGCCCGGCAATGGTCGAAGAAGCTTGCGCCGTCGCTTCTGCTCGCCCTGTTAGTGCCGTTCCAGAAAACAAGACTCGAGTTGCTGTGGCGATGAGTGGTGGCGTGGACAGTAGCACCACCGCTTTGATTTTGCAGCAGCAGGGGTACGATGTTGTTGGTGTCACCGGCTGGTTGATTAAGTCAGGGAGCCGCTGCTGTGACACGGGGATGGTTGATGCTGCCAGAGTGTGCGAACAACTGGGCATCGAACATCACGCTGTTGATTTGCGAGAACTATTCAAAAGTCAAATTATCGACCAGTTTCACGAATCATATGCGCGGGCGAGAACGCCGCTGCCGTGCAGTCTTTGTAATACGTTGATCAAATGGGGCGCTCTTCTCAACTATGGGAAGAAGCTTTTGCATGCAAAATATATGGCGACCGGGCATTATGCTCGCGTCATCGAAACTGAAAATGGACCGCGCTTGGGTCGGGCTCTCGATCGTACAAAAGATCAGGCTTATGTTCTCTGGGGCATCACCATGGAGCAGCTGCGTTCGACCCTGCTTCCTCTGGGCGATTACACGAAAGAACAGATTCGGGCAATTGCCGTAGAGAATGGTCTGGCTTCTGCCAATCGCCCTGACAGTCAGGATCTTTGTTTCATTCCAAAGGGAACGACGACACAGACTTACCTGTCAAACTTTCTCGTGGAAGCGCCGGGCGCAATTATCCACACCGTAACTGGTGAAGTTCTAGGCGAGCACAAAGGCACGCATAATTACACAATTGGGCAGCGTAAAGGTCTCGGAATTGCTTATCCTGAACCACTTTATGTCACTTCGCTCGATCCGGAATTGCGCGTCGTCTTTGCTGGTCCTAAATCAGCGCTGTATCGCACTGAATTGACTGCATCTGACATGAACTGGTTGATGGATCAGATTCCTGATGGACCATTTGATGCCCTTGTAAAAATTCGCTACAACAGCGAAGCTGTTCCCGGACGTGTGATTCCGCTTGAAGGAAAGCGCGTGCGTGTCACTTTTGATGATGCGCAACCGGCTATCACACCGGGTCAGGTACTCGGAATTTTTGATCTCGACGACACGTATATCCTTGGTGGCGGCTGGATCGATTGA
- a CDS encoding response regulator — translation MPQKPKRALSLVKKTDQKKSGSDKSGPELVLIVEDNEVLRRLFLSQLKVIGLVGHEATNGKEAVEAVSKGEYGLILMDVSMPVMDGLEATKLIRENEKAKKRPRVPIIAVTGISDRDTCLQSGMDDFMNKPFLLEHLRGVVGKWMKHRA, via the coding sequence ATGCCTCAGAAGCCTAAACGAGCCCTTTCCCTCGTAAAAAAGACTGATCAAAAAAAATCCGGGTCAGACAAGTCAGGACCGGAATTGGTGCTGATTGTCGAAGACAACGAAGTTTTGAGACGACTGTTCCTGTCCCAACTGAAAGTAATCGGTCTGGTAGGACATGAAGCAACCAACGGAAAAGAAGCAGTTGAAGCCGTCTCCAAGGGTGAGTACGGATTGATTCTAATGGATGTCAGCATGCCGGTCATGGACGGGTTGGAAGCAACCAAACTAATTCGCGAAAACGAAAAGGCGAAAAAGCGACCACGCGTGCCGATTATTGCAGTAACAGGGATATCAGATCGCGACACATGCTTGCAGTCGGGCATGGACGACTTCATGAATAAACCGTTTTTGCTTGAGCACCTTCGCGGCGTTGTAGGGAAGTGGATGAAACACCGCGCTTGA
- the thpR gene encoding RNA 2',3'-cyclic phosphodiesterase has protein sequence MPKLFIGTFLKEADQQRLAKLPGLNEHLETVWARKIRWVKPVNLHITWLYLGDVDRSLVSKVSSTLQKVIYERNKIVEDRGDVTMSFAKPSVWPDSRKARVLVVESQPVTSKVEQLARSIRTGLIPFYSEVTEKEHNQEFRPHVTLIRLDRRVETPAEKLSFHRVEMRVNPNEINSLDEVLPIELTVENVCLVESDGKGGDYRILDSVKLSG, from the coding sequence ATGCCGAAGCTATTTATTGGAACGTTTCTGAAAGAGGCAGACCAGCAGAGACTGGCCAAACTGCCGGGCTTGAACGAACACCTCGAGACTGTCTGGGCCCGGAAAATTCGCTGGGTCAAACCCGTCAACTTACATATAACCTGGCTTTATCTGGGCGATGTCGACCGTTCTCTTGTTTCCAAGGTGAGTTCGACACTGCAGAAGGTCATCTACGAACGAAACAAGATTGTCGAAGACCGTGGCGATGTAACGATGAGTTTTGCCAAACCCAGCGTCTGGCCCGACTCAAGAAAAGCGCGAGTGCTTGTCGTAGAGAGCCAGCCGGTCACATCCAAAGTCGAACAACTGGCACGCTCTATTCGAACGGGGCTCATACCCTTTTATAGCGAAGTCACAGAGAAAGAGCACAATCAGGAGTTCCGCCCGCACGTTACCCTGATTCGGCTGGACAGGCGCGTCGAGACACCGGCTGAGAAACTTTCGTTCCACAGGGTCGAAATGAGAGTCAACCCGAATGAAATAAACTCCCTTGACGAGGTCCTGCCGATCGAACTGACTGTAGAAAACGTCTGCCTGGTCGAAAGCGATGGCAAGGGCGGCGATTACAGGATACTGGACAGTGTCAAATTGAGCGGGTAG
- a CDS encoding NAD+ synthase — MKVALGQINTTIGDIDGNVDKMIAFAINAKQGGARLVIFPELAVCGYPPMDLLLKDSFIAANLSGLEKLRQSVSGIAVLTGFVDMNPGDGRPLFNACAFIDGGEIVSRQYKTLLPSYDVFDEDRYFEPAHEYTPITVDGINIGLSICEDIWNAKQINTKPRYLIDPIERMVEQHPQLLINISASPFSIGKEHIRHDLVRNQARKHKVPVIYVNQVGGNDELIFDGRSIVVNSDGELIARGNEFAEDLIYVDIDANPDGTLHVHNGIVRSSSDDRTVNSYKAVVMGTKDYVRKCGFSKTIIGLSGGIDSAVTAAIAVKALGKENVVGVAMPSPFSSQGSLDDAEALAKNLGMEYRVVPIEPAMIAYNDMLAPIFEGTNRDVAEENIQARIRGGILMAISNKFNYLVLTTGNKSELAVGYCTLYGDMCGGLAVISDLLKTTVYDLAKYINEEAGREIIPRSTMEKPPSAELRPNQTDQDSLPPYVVLDGVLQAYVEQRRKPDEIVRLGYKPEVIMDVINKTDRSEYKRHQAAPGLKVTTRAFGFGWRMPIAQRFKETVGQETYQVVSK, encoded by the coding sequence ATGAAAGTTGCGCTCGGTCAGATTAATACGACCATCGGAGATATCGATGGAAACGTCGATAAGATGATTGCCTTCGCAATAAACGCCAAACAGGGCGGCGCTCGGCTGGTCATATTTCCGGAGTTAGCGGTCTGTGGCTACCCTCCTATGGACCTTCTGCTCAAAGACAGCTTCATCGCCGCCAACTTAAGCGGCTTGGAAAAGTTACGACAGAGCGTAAGCGGAATCGCCGTGTTAACGGGTTTCGTCGATATGAACCCCGGTGACGGACGACCGCTCTTCAACGCCTGCGCCTTCATAGACGGTGGCGAGATCGTCTCCCGCCAGTACAAAACTCTTCTGCCTTCATACGACGTCTTCGACGAAGACCGTTATTTCGAGCCAGCTCATGAATACACGCCGATCACCGTTGATGGTATCAACATCGGTCTGTCCATTTGCGAAGACATATGGAATGCCAAGCAGATCAATACCAAACCTCGATATTTGATTGACCCAATCGAGCGTATGGTCGAGCAGCATCCGCAACTGCTGATCAACATTTCGGCCTCTCCATTCTCAATCGGCAAGGAGCACATCCGGCACGATCTGGTGCGCAACCAGGCCCGTAAGCACAAAGTTCCAGTCATCTATGTAAATCAAGTAGGCGGTAACGACGAACTGATTTTCGACGGTCGCTCGATTGTCGTTAACAGCGATGGTGAGCTGATAGCCAGAGGCAATGAGTTTGCCGAAGACCTCATTTACGTTGACATCGACGCCAACCCAGATGGAACACTGCATGTGCATAACGGCATCGTCAGAAGTTCATCAGACGACCGCACCGTCAACAGCTACAAAGCCGTGGTCATGGGCACCAAAGATTATGTTCGCAAGTGTGGATTCAGTAAAACCATTATCGGTCTATCCGGCGGCATCGACTCGGCGGTGACGGCAGCTATTGCGGTCAAAGCTCTGGGCAAGGAAAACGTAGTCGGCGTAGCCATGCCTTCGCCTTTTTCGTCGCAAGGGTCTCTGGACGACGCCGAAGCCCTGGCCAAAAACTTAGGCATGGAGTACAGGGTTGTTCCAATTGAACCGGCGATGATTGCTTATAACGACATGCTCGCTCCAATATTCGAAGGCACCAATCGCGATGTCGCTGAAGAGAACATCCAGGCGCGTATTCGCGGCGGGATACTGATGGCGATTTCCAACAAATTCAACTACCTGGTTTTGACCACCGGAAACAAATCTGAGCTAGCTGTAGGCTATTGCACTTTATATGGTGACATGTGCGGCGGGCTGGCGGTTATTTCGGATCTGCTCAAAACCACTGTCTATGACCTGGCTAAATACATTAATGAAGAAGCCGGGCGAGAGATAATTCCCCGCTCGACCATGGAAAAACCCCCATCGGCAGAACTACGCCCCAACCAGACCGATCAGGACTCACTGCCTCCGTATGTGGTGCTGGACGGGGTCCTCCAGGCTTACGTCGAACAACGGCGCAAACCTGACGAAATTGTTCGCCTGGGCTACAAACCTGAAGTAATTATGGATGTTATCAACAAGACCGATAGAAGCGAATACAAGCGTCATCAGGCTGCGCCGGGTCTGAAAGTGACGACCAGAGCCTTCGGTTTTGGCTGGAGAATGCCAATAGCGCAACGTTTCAAAGAGACGGTGGGGCAGGAAACTTATCAGGTCGTATCTAAGTGA
- the raiA gene encoding ribosome-associated translation inhibitor RaiA: MNVQVTGRNIDLTPALKEYLLDKLQRSQKHFDHALNAAAVLSVAKNPSVADSQTAEVTIKINGAVIRGEESTENMYASIDLVADKIERQLRKYKTRYYTRAGKSSERHPESLSDESADVVEDDEFEVVREKKEVALDEIRPKIVRSKRFPLKPMMADEACKHMDLLGHDFFMFINSETNQVNTVYHRRDGNYGLIEPEV, translated from the coding sequence ATGAATGTTCAAGTGACCGGACGCAATATCGATCTCACACCAGCCTTGAAAGAATATCTTCTGGATAAGCTGCAGCGATCGCAAAAGCACTTTGACCACGCTTTGAATGCGGCGGCGGTGCTGAGTGTCGCGAAGAACCCGTCGGTGGCTGACAGTCAGACTGCTGAAGTGACCATCAAGATTAACGGTGCGGTGATTCGGGGCGAGGAATCGACCGAGAACATGTATGCCTCAATCGACCTTGTTGCAGACAAAATCGAACGTCAACTGCGCAAATACAAAACTCGTTATTACACTCGAGCTGGAAAGTCTTCTGAAAGACATCCCGAAAGTCTCAGTGACGAAAGCGCAGACGTGGTTGAAGATGATGAGTTCGAAGTTGTCAGAGAGAAGAAAGAGGTCGCGCTTGACGAAATTAGACCAAAAATCGTGCGTTCCAAGCGTTTCCCGCTCAAGCCGATGATGGCCGACGAGGCTTGCAAGCATATGGACTTGCTGGGGCATGACTTCTTCATGTTCATCAATTCTGAAACCAATCAAGTCAATACCGTTTATCACCGCCGGGACGGCAATTACGGACTTATCGAACCGGAAGTCTAA